TTCTCAGAAGGTCGCTGCCGATCTGGGGATAGATGGGACATTCATCTACGAGGACCCTACTGAGGGTTGGAAAATTTCGCACTATCTCGTTGATTGTGAAATGCTTGATTATCATAATCACGAACAGGTAGCACAGGCGATGCAGATCGCGAGGACACTGCATTCGTGTGGTGTGACATCTGATTTCACGTTCAATCTGAACGAAAAGACACGGCAGACGATTGCCTTACTTGATAGGGGACGTGCTGCATCATTTCGCGATTACCCCGAACTGGTTGAGCGAGCACAGCGTCTGTATAACGTCGTTTCCGCGCAAGGTGTTGCACCGGTACTCTGCCATAACGATTTTTATGCGCCGAATTTCTTAGTGGGAAAGGATCGTATTGACCTTATTGACTGGGAATATTCCGGCATGTCTGATTACGCAAGTGACCTCGGCGTATTCATTTGTTGCAGCGATTACAGCTACGACGAGGCTATAGAGGTGCTCGAGCTCTATTTTGAGCGACCTCTGACGCCTGACGAACTGGTGCACTGCGTATCCTACATTTCTATCGCCAGCTTCTATTGGTTTGTGTGGGCGCTCTATAAGGAAATGTGCGGGGAGTCTGTCGGCGAGTTTTTGTATCTGTGGTACCGCTATGCCAAAGATTATGGAATCCGTGCTGAAAAGCTTATTGCTGCAGCAAAAGGCGATGGCGGCCGTACTGCTTCAAAAAACATACGAGAAATAACGAATAGGGGAACACTATGGAATTGATTGGCACTGCGGTTGTCTATCTGATTATGGCTTGCGCCTTAGTGGGGTGTGCTGCATCGGTTATTAAACCCGAAAGCGAATTAGGTAAAGAATTTGTCGCCGGCATTGATGCTATTGGCCCGATCTTTCTGCCGGTGGCAGGCATTATGGCATCAGCACCATATCTTACCGCCTTTGTGAGTGCTGTCTTTGGTCCGGCATATAGTGCCCTGGGTGCCGACCCTGCTATGGCTGCAACTACTTTTATCGCCGTTGACATGGGTGGCTATCAGCTTGCCGATGCGCTTGCGCAGACACGTGAAAGCTGGATTATGGCCATGATGACTGGTTACATGGCTGGTGCGACAATCGTGTTTACCATTCCTGTTGCTTTAAAGATGCTGGTTAAGCGCGATCGTAAATACCTTGCCCTTGGGGTAATGAGTGGGCTGTTGGCTATTCCTATTGGTGTTCTTGTTGCAAGCGTTATTATCGCTTTTAGTCATCCGGTGGTGCGCGAAGCGGTGTCTACCAATGCTGAAGCGGCTTATCAGCTTGCGCTGAGCTTCAGTCAGATCGGCTTAAATCTTATTCCGTTGATTATTATCTGTCTTACCCTAGCAGCGGGCTTAAAGTTCAAGCCTGATGCGATGATCAGGGGATTTATTGTGTTTGGTAGGGTCATGGAAAGTGCCCTTAAGATTGTTTTCGTACTGGTGGTTATTGAGTACTTTACCGGTATCTTTACAACGCTGTTTGGAAGCTTCGGATTTGAACCGATTATTGCTGACGATGCCGATAAATTCAGAGCACTTGAGGTATCGGGTGCTATTGGCATGATGTTGTGCGGCGTGTTCCCGCTTGTGTATTTAATCAAGCGCTACCTTGCTGCTCCGCTTGCCAAAATCGGTGGCTTATTTGGCCTTTCCTCTGACGCAACAGCGGGTCTATTGGCGGCATCAGCTAACGTACTGGCGGCGCTTTCGATGGTCAAAGATCTCAAAGCACGTGATAAAGTAATTGTGATTTCGTTTGCTGTGTGCTGCGCCTTTTTGTTTGGCGATCATCTTTCGTTTACCGCGAATTTCCAGCCAACCCTTATTGTTCCGGTATTGGTAGGCAAGATGGCAGGCGGTATTGCGGCGATTGCATTTAGCTACGTATTTGCGGTAAAGAAGGCCGAAGAACTCGAAAAACTCGATGAAGCTGCTGGCGCGTAGAGCAGTGATACACATGTGGTCAAAATATGAAGCAGGGAATGATAAGGAAACCTCTTGTCAGGTTGCATAACATCCTCGTATAATAGCCAGGCTGTCTCGTAAGAGACATCAATATACGTCCCCATAGTCTAGAGGTTAGGACGCGGCCCTTTCAAGGCTGAGACCCGAGTTCAATTCTCGGTGGGGGCACCATGCTAATAGACCCGGGTTCGCCCGGGTTTTTCATTGCATGGATCTATATGGTACGAGCTATACGGCACAAGTGGCATATCAGACGGATGTACTAGAACTCTTCTCGATCGTGTGCAGCTAAGTGCGTATAATACCAGCATGTATGCTTATTGAGCACACAGGCAATGTGGCTCGGCAGGCGCATAAGAGCTTGCCCGCATTGAAACCGACAGGTAGGGAAGACGCTATGGAGATCCGTTTCACTAAGAGGACGGCACTTTTAATCGCGTGTGATATCGCCGCTACGTTCCTCTCGTATTTCTTCGCTTCACTTATCACCGGTCTTGCCGATGAAGTGTTTGCTACTCATGAGATTTATTTCTTGCTCGGTGTCGCCGTAGTTATCAACCTTGGTTTTTTTGCCGCTTTCAGGCTGTATAACGACTTATGGGAATATGCTTCGGTCGACGATGCCCTGCGTATCACATTCACCGTAGGGCTTTCTACCCTAGTAACAGCAGTGTTCCTTTGGCTTGCTGGCCAATGGATTCCCATCCGCGTGTATGTGGCTGCCCTGATTATCATGGTGTTTTTCGTGGGCGGTTCGCGCATGTTTTTCCGCGTTCTCCGCAGCAAACGTCGTGAAATCGAGCGCGCTCATGCCGATGAAGAACGTCCTCGTACGCTTATCGTTGGTGCTGGCGAAACCGGATCATTAGCAATTATGCGCATGGCATCAAAAGACCCGCAGATGCCGGGCGAACCTATTGTCGCTGTTGACGATGATAAAAAGAAGCGCAACTTGCGTGTGCATGGCGTGCGTGTAGCAGGAACCAGCGAAGACATCATCGAACTGGTTGAGCGCTTTGGTATCGAACAGATTGTCGTAGCTATTCCGTCGGCATCTATTAACGACCGCAAGCGCATCTATTCCATCTGCACGCAAACTACTTGCCAGCTGCGTACGTTACCTAACGTACGCGAGCTCAAACTTGATGAGATCAATGATATTGCCCTGCGTGATGTTAATGTAGCTGACTTACTCGGGCGCGAAGAGGTTGTGCTAAACACACGCTTGGTAAGCGGTTACATTGCGGGCAAGACCATTCTTGTTACGGGTGGCGCTGGCTCGATTGGTTCAGAGCTTTGTCGTCAGATGTGCCCGGTGGCACCAGCCCGTATTGTCGTGTTCGACATGTGGGAAAACGATGCCTATTTGCTTAAGCGTTCTATCCAAGAGCAGTACGACGACATTGATGTTCAGGTTGAGATTGGTAACATCTGCGACGAATCGCGCCTGCGTGACGTATTTGAAAAGTATCATCCTGCTGCCGTTTTTCATGCAGCTGCTCATAAGCACGTGCCGCTTATGGAAATGTGTCCACGCGAAGCGATACAAAATAATATTTTTGGCACGCTTAATACCGTGCGCTTGGCTCATGAATTTGGCGTTGCCCGTTTCATTTTTATTTCAACAGATAAAGCTGTTAACCCCACGTCAGTTATGGGTGCTACCAAGCGCATGGGCGAGATGATCATCCAACATTATGCGCAGAAGTCCAATACGGTGTTTGCTGCCGTGCGCTTTGGTAATGTGCTCGGTTCAAATGGCAGCGTTATTCCCATTTTCAAAAAGCAGATTAAAGAAGGTGGGCCGGTAACGGTTACTGATCCTGGTATCGAGCGCTTCTTTATGACCATACCCGAAGCATCTCGTTTGGTTATACAGGCCGGTGGTATGGCTACTGGTGGTGAGATATTTATTCTTGATATGGGCGAGCCGGTAAAAATTGTCGATCTGGCACGCGCGCTTATTCAGCTGTCTGGTCTTGAGGTGGGTAAAGATATCGAAATCGTCTACACGGGTTTACGTCCTGGCGAAAAAATGTACGAAGAGCTGCTGATGAATGAGGAAAATACGCTTCCTACCAAACTATCAGGCATTATGATTTCCACCGGTCGAGAAGTCAGTTTTGAAGAGGTTGAGGCGAAGCTTGTTTCGCTGAAAGAATCAATGAGTGCCGATGACGCGACCGCTTTGCGTGTACTCGAACAGGCTGTTCCAACGTATACGATTACAAAAAATTAACGTCAGCCTAACGGCCTGATGCTTTCCTTGGGGACTGTCGTGGTCAACATTGCGGGGTTTTGGACGGTTTAGCTGGGTGCTAATGTCGAGGGTTTAGTGCCTTTCTCGGTGGCGTCGTGGTCAACAGCATGTATACCGGGTTAGTTTCCAAACTCCATCTGCTTAAACTATTTCTTTCAGCCTGTTTTCAGGTTTGCGCACTACGGTGTCAGAGTGGAGATTTATCAGCTGAGTGCCTCTGTTGCTGCAAAGTCGTCTGTTCTTTCAGTTTGTGCAGTTGCTTTTTTCCTCTCCTCAAGTAGAGTGATCTCTTACCTTAAGCATGATGTGAAAGTGCTTGGGTGTCAGACTTGGAGGGTAGTGCCGTGAAACGTGTTATCACATATGGGACTTTTGATCTGTTCCATTACGGCCATGTGAATCTCTTGAAACGGGCACGGGAGTTGGGGGACTACCTGATCGTTGCTGTTTCGACGGATGAATTCAATTGGGAAGCCAAAGGCAAGAAATGTTACTTTCCTTACGAACAGCGTAAATCGCTTGTCGAATCGGTGCGCTTTGTTGACTTGGTAATCCCTGAAACTTCGTGGGATCAAAAGCTTTCGGACATCAAGCGGTATCATATTGATACCTTTGTAATCGGTGACGATTGGAAAGACCGCTTTAACTTCCTGGAAGAAGCCGGTGTTGAAGTTGTCTATGTTCCGCGTACTCCTGAGATTTCAACAACTCAGATTAAAGCCGATTTAGGTTCGCAGGGTTTGTCACCGCTTGTTGAGGATTGATTGGTTTTGCCTGATTGCCTTACTTGTATAATTGCTTGCGCTTGCCTGCAGCCGATCTGTGAGGCGTATTGACGTGGCTTCCTCGCGAGTAGCCAACTCGCTTAAAAATGTTTTTGCTGCGTGGGGCGGACAGGCACTCTATGCACTTGCAAGTTTTGTCGTACGTGCCGTATTTGTTGCGACGCTTGCGCAAGAATTCGTGGGACTTGAAACACTGTTTGCAAGTCTGCTTACTATTTTGACTCTCGCCGATCTGGGCGTGGGAAGCGCTATTGTATTTGCGTTATACGAACCTTTGGCAACAGACAATAAAGAAGTTGTTAAGTCGTTAATGCGCCTGTTCAAGCGGGCATATATTGTTATCGGCATCGTCATTATTGTGCTGGGTATTATCTTGGCACCCAATGTGCGCCTCTTGTTAGGTGCTGATGCACCTGATATCCCCTTGCTTGAGGTATATTTCTTCTGCTTTGTGCTCAACACCGGTATCTCGTACTTCTTTTCCTATAAAGGCTCACTGATTAACGCTGATCAGAAGAGCTACATTGTCTATTTGATTCAGTATTCATTTCTCACAGTTATGTGTCTGTTCCAGATAGCCGTACTGGTGATTACCCATAATTACCTGGTGTTTCTTATCTGTATGATCGCTTCCACACTCTTCCAGAATATCGTGATCGCCTTAACGGCCAACCGAATGTATCCCTACATTAAGGAAAAGGACGTCAAGCCGCTCGACCGGGGTATTTTGCGCAGCATCGAAAAAAATGTTGTGGGGTTGATGATGCACCGCATTGCCGGTGTTGCTTCAACACCCGTGAATAACCTGGTTATCACGTCGTTCGTTGGCTTAGCGACAACGTCGCTCTATGGGAATTACCTTTTGGTTATTCAGGCGATGGAGCGCATTCTTGCAAAAGTATTTGATTCTATTATTGCCAGCGTGGGCGATCTTGGAGTGCGTGAGGGCGAACAGCGGCAGTATGAAGTTTTTCAAACTGCGTTTTTCGTAAATGCCCTCGTCTTCGGCGGGGTCGCCGGTGGAATGATGTGCTCTTTCAATTCCTTTATTACGCTGTGGGTCGGTTCAGATTGGTGTCTTCCTGATTACCTGGTTATTCTTATTGTGCTGTTGTTTTTTGTAAAAGGAATGCGTTCAGCAGGCGAGACATTTACAAGTGCGTACGGTCTCTACTGGATCACAAAATGGAAAGCGGTTCTTGAGGCGATTTTTCTTCCGGTGTTAGCGATTATTCTGGTGCAGCCTTACGGCATGGCCGGTGTTCTTATTGCTTCGATGATATCGTCCCTCGGTATTTCAACGGTGTATGAGGCGTGGGCTGTGTATCGTCACGGTTTTCATATGCCCTTGCGGGCTTATATCAGAATGTTTTCCCTCTACGTTTTAGTCTGCGTTGTCGCGATGCTTGCAGCATTCTGGCTGTGTACCAACATGGCTCTTACGGGCATTGTTGGCTTTTTAGTTAACGGCCTTGTTGGTATGGTAATTACGGCTGGTGTTGTTGTTCTGGTGTTTGGACGAACACGACCCGCCCGCGAGGCATTTGGTATTGCTGCTCGTATTTTTAACCACGTTATAGCAAAACTGCCGTTTTACAAAGCGCAGGGGTAAACCTACACAACACACTGCTCACCTTGTTGAATTTGACCATTACACGGGATATCGTGGCAAGTCGGGCAAGCAGGTAAGCCCAGAAAGAACTACGACTCCAAGTCTCCTTCTTCCAGAAGATAAAAATCTTGATCATGGCTGGTGACCTGTTCTTCCTTTGGTGGGAGCTTTCGGTAATCACCATATTGACGGTGTAGAATAAAATCATAGTTTTCTGGGATAGGAAGGTCGTGTCCTTCAAACGAAACACGCTTCGTGGGAAACCAGGGGTTTCCTTCAAGAAAGGTTTTACCGTCTGCTCCCCAACTGGGCAGTACGCAGGTCCAGGGGGAATCATCTGGCGCTGGTAAGTTTTCGAGTACGTCAGCGCAGCGAGCAACCCACCAAGAAGCGGGCTTAAAGCGGGCGCTTAAGTAACCCCATGCATTTTTTGCCGCTCGTTTTGGATATAGTGGATTAAACTCCCAGCGTTGTGGCTTTGTGACGCAGTAATAGCGACCGTCGTTAATGCGTCGAAAACGCTCAAGCACTTCGGTCCGATCCGCTTCGTTAGTAGGAAGTCCTGATAGTGGGAATATATCGATAAATACCCCTTCGCGAAAGCCTTGACTACTCCTCAAGGCTGAAGATTCGGCACGTGTTCGGTTGTCGTATACTTTCATAAATGAAGCGTGGTAGGGCAAATCCGACTCAACAAGTGCCGCCGCAAAGCGATAGCGTCCGTCAAGAATGCCACCGGTGCCTTGTTTATTCACGATGTCTATGAGCTTGCGATAATCGGGATAGGGCATAATAAGATCGATGTCGTCGTCCCACGGGATGTATCCCTGATGTCGCACTGCGCCAATAAGCGTGCCATACGCGAGTTCGTATGCAAGGTCTTCTTCTTGGCAGAGCTTGTCGACCCTCAGCAGGATATCCATTTGAATAGCACGAATTTCATCGAGTTTTAGTTTCCTCATATGCTTCCCTTCACAGCGCGAGCGGAAATACTCTGAAGACTCGCATCAGGTGGTTTGCATGAAGTATTATAGGCACTTACGTGGAATGAATACCAAGTTCTGAGGAGATATGGATTCGATTCAAACGTCACCAGATTCTGCGCGCGAGCCGCTTGGGCTGATAACGCTGGGAATTGTGGCTTATAACGAGCATGATGCGCTCCCTGATATCCTCTCCGATGTACTTGCTCAGGATTTTCCGCGCTCTTACATCGAGATAATCCTTGTCGATAGCGCTTCAACGGATGATACCCGCGCCATAATGGAAGAGTTTGCACAAACATATTCCGGGGTGGATAACGGCTTTAAGAGCGTGCGTGTTCTTGATAATTCGGCGCGTATTATTCCGGCGGGATGGAACGTTGCTCTGCGTGCCTTTTCGGGCGATGCGTTTTTGCGTATCGATGCTCATGCGCGCATTCCGTCGGATTTCGTGCGGATGAACGTGACCGTGCTCAATGAAGGCGAGTATGTGTGCGGCGGATCGCGTCCGGCTACCGTTTCGCCCGATACCCCTTGGACTCGTACCCTGTTGATGGCTGAAGAATCAGCTTTTGGCAGTTCTGTTGCTGACTATCGGCAGGGGAGTGAGAAGAAATATACCTCAGCGGTTTTTCTGCCGGCGTTTCGACGCGAAGTTATCGAGCGCGTGGGACTTTATGATGAACGTCTGTTACGCACTGAAGATAATGATTACTGCTATCGCATTCGCACGGCTGGTTTTCGTATCCGATTTGATGCACGCATTCATTCAACGCAGGTGGCACGCAATACACTCGGCGGCATGATGCACCAAAAATATGGCAATGGATACTGGGTTGGCCGTACCGCTTTTATCCAGCCAAAATGTCTTCATGCCTATCATTTTGCCCCCTTTGTTATGGTAGTTGGTGCGCTGGTGCTTGCGCTGAGCGCTGCGATTACTTCGTGGTGGATTCCCCTTGTAGGCTGCGTCGTGCTATACCTTGCTCTCTGCGTCGTTCTTGCGGTGCGGTCTGCTATGAAAACCGATCGTCGCTTTGCTGTTTTTCTTGCTTTACCACTGCTATTTCCTTGTATCCATGTAAGCTATGGCATTGGTACGAGTGCAGGCTTATTGGCGGGCATTGCCTGCGGAAGGAAGTGAATCTGTTGGCTGAAGCTGAGTATGCAGATGTTGCAACGGGCAAGCTGCGTGAACTCCAGCTTTGCGAACTTGACTTAATGCAGCGCTTTGTTGCGTTTTGCAAAAAGCATGACATTCGTTATTACATGATCGGCGGCACCCTGCTTGGCGCAGTGCGACATGGTGGCTTTATTCCCTGGGATGATGATGTTGACCTGGGCGTGCCGCGACCTGACTACGATCGCTTTTTAGAGTTGGCTGAGGCTGAGTTTACTGATAAAGATACAAAGGTTATTAGCATCCATCATGATCAGTCATCGCGACAGGGAATGGCTAAAATTACCTCATCGAAGATGCAGATCATCAATCGTTCGGCAAATGTTGAACTCAAGCAAGATGTTTGGATCGATATCATTCCGCTTGATGGATTTCCGGCACCTGGCCTGGCAAGCTGTCTGCATAAGGCGCGTCTTATGTTCTGGAAAGTCATGGATGCCACCACAGAATTTGACTATGTGGTGGATACGAAACGTAAGCGTGGTTTTCCACAAGATCAGCTTGTTTCAATTCTGGGATTTCTTTGCCGGTATATCCATCCATTTGGACACGATTATCATCGCATCTTTATGAAGATGGAAGATGCGCTGCGAAAGTATCCATACGACGAATCCACACGCTGTATCAATATGTATGCTGCCCAGGGTTTTCGTGAGGTTTTTCCGCGCGAGGCTATGGGGGAGGGTGCACCAATTCTTTTTGAAGGGGAGCCCTTCACCGCACCAGCTCAGATGTATAAAGTGCTTACTATTATCTATGGCAAGGACTATATGTCTCCGCCTCCGATAGATGAGCGCAATTACCACAATTCCGAAGTGTTGTAAGTGGGTTGATCTATGAAGGCCCGCAAAAACACAAGTGAACGCTACACCATTACACTAGCGCATGGCAGCTTACGAGGAATAGCCGTTTCTCTTCAGGCGGCTCTTCTTCCTTTAGCGATTATTATTTTTACGGCTGGTTGGTATCTTTTTGATTTCGATGTAATGCTTGCTGGTGTGGCGTGTTTGTTTGTGGCAAATGTTCTCTATGCATGCCTGAATCTGCGCGATCGTCTGCTTTTTTTATTTCTGCATGCTGGCATTGCCCTTTTTCTGCTCTCGCGCCCGCTTATTGCCGAATTTGATGAAAAGCTGACGTGGAAGCTTTCTTCACCAGAAGCAACTTTTTTTGCGCTTGCTGCACTGTTTATCTCGCTTGCTTGTTGCTTTATCGGTGATGTGGTGTTTAGCGCCTGTGTCTCATACAACAAACGCCGCGTAGCACAGCGCGCACAATTACGCCCAACACTCGTATGTGATGCTTTACAGCAGGCCGATCAACAAGGGGAAAGTGCAGCTGAGACTCACGCTGATGGGCGGGTATTTCGTCATGAATCTGCCCGTCTGCTGTCTGTACGCTTTTCTCTAGCGGGCCTCACGAATACGCTGGCGTCATCAGAAAAGGTGCGCTGTTTGCGCATTGCGACGGCATTGCTTTTTATTGTTTGCTTGGTTGGAGCACTTGCTGAAGGAGCAATTCTTGTTGTGCATATGCGCGGCATGCATTACGAGGAATTCTATCTCACTTCGACAAGCGATTACGTGCCGTGGTCAATTGACTTACTGAAAGTCATGCTGCCCTATATGCTCTGCGGATATTTGGCTACGCTGCCACGTCGACGCCCGGCTACTCTTGCACTAACTGCCTTCATCATAACGGCTATTCCTATGCTCATGATTGGGTCGCGTGCGGATTTTGTTATCGACGTTTTGTTCGCGGCGCTTTACTGCGTGTTGCGTCAGATTATCGACACTGATGAGCGCTGGATTACGCGCCGTGTTGTTATTGCGGCGGTTATTTTGATACCGGTGGGTATTTTCGCATTGGGTATGATGGACTACATCCGTTCTGACAAAGCGAACCCCGAATTTACCTTCGCCCGTCAAATTGTCGATGCGCTTTATAAGCAGGGAGTCAGCTTTACCATTCTGGGGCATGGCTTCGATGTAAATGGACAGATTCAAGATCTCGGTTTTAAGTTCTACAGTATGGGTGGCGTGATTACCAATTTCACCCAAGGGTTTATTGGAACAACGTTTTTTGGCTTTCATGATTTAGGGTCAGCAAACAGTCCTGATCTTGCCCTGTATGGCAATTCATATGCTCATGCCATGTCATATTTCGCGCATCCAAACTATCTGGGTGGCGAAGGATATGGATCATCTTATTTGCTTGAGCTCTATGCTGATTTTGGGTATGGCGGTATTGCCGTTGGCAGTTTCGTTATTTCATTCTGTTTAGGAGCGCTTTCACGCTCGATTGGCCGCAGTTGGTTCTGGGGTATGATTGCCCTTATATCGTCACAGCTTGTTTTTCATATGCCGCGCGGTTATGCCGGTGAATGGATTGATTTTATGATTACGACACGGTTTCTTTTGGCTGTAGTTTTAATTATTTGTCTTGCGGCACTAGTGGCGTTTGCTATGCGTGGGTGGGTAAAAGATTGCACCACTCATATCCCTTCGCTTATGACAGTTGCACCTCGGCTATCAGGTAAAGTCCCTCTACACGACACGATTACTAGCTCAGGTCTTGCGGTAGGTTCTCAGGCTGGTGCGGGACATCTTGTTGACAATCCAGCGCGCGGTACGCCTGCAACGTTTAATTCATTTGGTATTCCATTAGTTAGTGCCATACTGGTGCCCAAGCAGAAACGATAGGGAGCAGACATGTTTAATTTTTCAACGGTGTGCGAAAGCGTACGACGGCATTGGATTCCCATTGCCATTATTACGGCAGTTTGCTTACTTGCCGGAGTGGGTTCATCGTATCTGCGGAGCGATGGTACGGTTGATGCATCACCGAAGTACACAGCTGAGGCTGCTGTTTATGCCATCGGGTATGGATATGGCGAACAAAATCACATTGGGGATAGCTATAACTATCAGCAAAACGAAACGTTAATGAGTAACGATATCCGTCGCATTATGGTGAGTGCCGAAGTAGCGGGTGAAGTCCGCGCCAAGTACGGAAGCGATGTGACTATTACGGTTCCGTGGTGGTACGACACGAAGAGCAACAGCACTATCTCATCGCGTTATGTGTTTGTTAACGTAGTAGCAAGCGATGCGCAGACAGCACTTGATGCTGCTCAAGAAATCGCTGATAAGACCGTCGAAATCGCGAAAGACCGTGTGCCAATATCGTATATCGAAGTAGCCGAACCAGCTACTCTCACCAGCACCGATGCGCAGAAAGCGGGCGATTGGGGATCCAATGCGCTGGTGTCTTCGTCGTCTACGACAGGTCAGGCGACTGCCTCTTCACCGAGCCTTAGCGTGA
This genomic interval from Cryptobacterium curtum DSM 15641 contains the following:
- the eutH gene encoding ethanolamine utilization protein EutH; translation: MELIGTAVVYLIMACALVGCAASVIKPESELGKEFVAGIDAIGPIFLPVAGIMASAPYLTAFVSAVFGPAYSALGADPAMAATTFIAVDMGGYQLADALAQTRESWIMAMMTGYMAGATIVFTIPVALKMLVKRDRKYLALGVMSGLLAIPIGVLVASVIIAFSHPVVREAVSTNAEAAYQLALSFSQIGLNLIPLIIICLTLAAGLKFKPDAMIRGFIVFGRVMESALKIVFVLVVIEYFTGIFTTLFGSFGFEPIIADDADKFRALEVSGAIGMMLCGVFPLVYLIKRYLAAPLAKIGGLFGLSSDATAGLLAASANVLAALSMVKDLKARDKVIVISFAVCCAFLFGDHLSFTANFQPTLIVPVLVGKMAGGIAAIAFSYVFAVKKAEELEKLDEAAGA
- a CDS encoding polysaccharide biosynthesis protein, which gives rise to MEIRFTKRTALLIACDIAATFLSYFFASLITGLADEVFATHEIYFLLGVAVVINLGFFAAFRLYNDLWEYASVDDALRITFTVGLSTLVTAVFLWLAGQWIPIRVYVAALIIMVFFVGGSRMFFRVLRSKRREIERAHADEERPRTLIVGAGETGSLAIMRMASKDPQMPGEPIVAVDDDKKKRNLRVHGVRVAGTSEDIIELVERFGIEQIVVAIPSASINDRKRIYSICTQTTCQLRTLPNVRELKLDEINDIALRDVNVADLLGREEVVLNTRLVSGYIAGKTILVTGGAGSIGSELCRQMCPVAPARIVVFDMWENDAYLLKRSIQEQYDDIDVQVEIGNICDESRLRDVFEKYHPAAVFHAAAHKHVPLMEMCPREAIQNNIFGTLNTVRLAHEFGVARFIFISTDKAVNPTSVMGATKRMGEMIIQHYAQKSNTVFAAVRFGNVLGSNGSVIPIFKKQIKEGGPVTVTDPGIERFFMTIPEASRLVIQAGGMATGGEIFILDMGEPVKIVDLARALIQLSGLEVGKDIEIVYTGLRPGEKMYEELLMNEENTLPTKLSGIMISTGREVSFEEVEAKLVSLKESMSADDATALRVLEQAVPTYTITKN
- the tagD gene encoding glycerol-3-phosphate cytidylyltransferase produces the protein MKRVITYGTFDLFHYGHVNLLKRARELGDYLIVAVSTDEFNWEAKGKKCYFPYEQRKSLVESVRFVDLVIPETSWDQKLSDIKRYHIDTFVIGDDWKDRFNFLEEAGVEVVYVPRTPEISTTQIKADLGSQGLSPLVED
- a CDS encoding lipopolysaccharide biosynthesis protein, with product MASSRVANSLKNVFAAWGGQALYALASFVVRAVFVATLAQEFVGLETLFASLLTILTLADLGVGSAIVFALYEPLATDNKEVVKSLMRLFKRAYIVIGIVIIVLGIILAPNVRLLLGADAPDIPLLEVYFFCFVLNTGISYFFSYKGSLINADQKSYIVYLIQYSFLTVMCLFQIAVLVITHNYLVFLICMIASTLFQNIVIALTANRMYPYIKEKDVKPLDRGILRSIEKNVVGLMMHRIAGVASTPVNNLVITSFVGLATTSLYGNYLLVIQAMERILAKVFDSIIASVGDLGVREGEQRQYEVFQTAFFVNALVFGGVAGGMMCSFNSFITLWVGSDWCLPDYLVILIVLLFFVKGMRSAGETFTSAYGLYWITKWKAVLEAIFLPVLAIILVQPYGMAGVLIASMISSLGISTVYEAWAVYRHGFHMPLRAYIRMFSLYVLVCVVAMLAAFWLCTNMALTGIVGFLVNGLVGMVITAGVVVLVFGRTRPAREAFGIAARIFNHVIAKLPFYKAQG
- a CDS encoding LicD family protein, with the protein product MRKLKLDEIRAIQMDILLRVDKLCQEEDLAYELAYGTLIGAVRHQGYIPWDDDIDLIMPYPDYRKLIDIVNKQGTGGILDGRYRFAAALVESDLPYHASFMKVYDNRTRAESSALRSSQGFREGVFIDIFPLSGLPTNEADRTEVLERFRRINDGRYYCVTKPQRWEFNPLYPKRAAKNAWGYLSARFKPASWWVARCADVLENLPAPDDSPWTCVLPSWGADGKTFLEGNPWFPTKRVSFEGHDLPIPENYDFILHRQYGDYRKLPPKEEQVTSHDQDFYLLEEGDLES
- a CDS encoding glycosyltransferase family 2 protein, which translates into the protein MDSIQTSPDSAREPLGLITLGIVAYNEHDALPDILSDVLAQDFPRSYIEIILVDSASTDDTRAIMEEFAQTYSGVDNGFKSVRVLDNSARIIPAGWNVALRAFSGDAFLRIDAHARIPSDFVRMNVTVLNEGEYVCGGSRPATVSPDTPWTRTLLMAEESAFGSSVADYRQGSEKKYTSAVFLPAFRREVIERVGLYDERLLRTEDNDYCYRIRTAGFRIRFDARIHSTQVARNTLGGMMHQKYGNGYWVGRTAFIQPKCLHAYHFAPFVMVVGALVLALSAAITSWWIPLVGCVVLYLALCVVLAVRSAMKTDRRFAVFLALPLLFPCIHVSYGIGTSAGLLAGIACGRK
- a CDS encoding LicD family protein, which encodes MNLLAEAEYADVATGKLRELQLCELDLMQRFVAFCKKHDIRYYMIGGTLLGAVRHGGFIPWDDDVDLGVPRPDYDRFLELAEAEFTDKDTKVISIHHDQSSRQGMAKITSSKMQIINRSANVELKQDVWIDIIPLDGFPAPGLASCLHKARLMFWKVMDATTEFDYVVDTKRKRGFPQDQLVSILGFLCRYIHPFGHDYHRIFMKMEDALRKYPYDESTRCINMYAAQGFREVFPREAMGEGAPILFEGEPFTAPAQMYKVLTIIYGKDYMSPPPIDERNYHNSEVL
- a CDS encoding O-antigen polysaccharide polymerase Wzy family protein, yielding MKARKNTSERYTITLAHGSLRGIAVSLQAALLPLAIIIFTAGWYLFDFDVMLAGVACLFVANVLYACLNLRDRLLFLFLHAGIALFLLSRPLIAEFDEKLTWKLSSPEATFFALAALFISLACCFIGDVVFSACVSYNKRRVAQRAQLRPTLVCDALQQADQQGESAAETHADGRVFRHESARLLSVRFSLAGLTNTLASSEKVRCLRIATALLFIVCLVGALAEGAILVVHMRGMHYEEFYLTSTSDYVPWSIDLLKVMLPYMLCGYLATLPRRRPATLALTAFIITAIPMLMIGSRADFVIDVLFAALYCVLRQIIDTDERWITRRVVIAAVILIPVGIFALGMMDYIRSDKANPEFTFARQIVDALYKQGVSFTILGHGFDVNGQIQDLGFKFYSMGGVITNFTQGFIGTTFFGFHDLGSANSPDLALYGNSYAHAMSYFAHPNYLGGEGYGSSYLLELYADFGYGGIAVGSFVISFCLGALSRSIGRSWFWGMIALISSQLVFHMPRGYAGEWIDFMITTRFLLAVVLIICLAALVAFAMRGWVKDCTTHIPSLMTVAPRLSGKVPLHDTITSSGLAVGSQAGAGHLVDNPARGTPATFNSFGIPLVSAILVPKQKR